One part of the Hyphomicrobiales bacterium genome encodes these proteins:
- a CDS encoding 2Fe-2S iron-sulfur cluster-binding protein, which translates to MAKITYITHSGESFDVEADTGSTVMEAALKNSVPGIDAECGGACACATCHVYVDETWVAKAGSAEAMEEDMLDFAHEIKPSSRLSCQMRITDELDGLIIRIPETQA; encoded by the coding sequence ATGGCGAAAATTACTTATATCACACATTCTGGTGAGAGCTTTGATGTGGAAGCTGATACAGGCAGCACCGTCATGGAAGCTGCTCTAAAGAACTCAGTTCCAGGCATTGATGCGGAATGTGGTGGTGCTTGTGCTTGTGCCACGTGTCACGTTTATGTGGATGAGACTTGGGTTGCTAAAGCTGGGTCTGCAGAAGCAATGGAAGAAGATATGCTTGATTTCGCACACGAAATTAAGCCTTCATCACGCCTATCTTGCCAAATGCGTATTACTGACGAACTAGATGGTTTGATTATCCGTATCCCAGAAACGCAAGCGTAA
- a CDS encoding Hpt domain-containing protein, whose amino-acid sequence MGSVVALNMDAEVALQSQSRPIDLVHLAKQTLGDRSLEQEVLRLFLTQMDVYMDRVENAKTHEERFAASHTIKGSARNIGAWDVADVAAHLESAAEDQTAFDVKALKSALDEACEFIVSILDQDEI is encoded by the coding sequence ATGGGATCCGTCGTTGCTCTTAATATGGATGCTGAAGTTGCGCTGCAAAGCCAGTCTCGTCCTATTGATTTAGTTCATTTGGCAAAGCAAACATTGGGCGATCGCTCTCTTGAGCAAGAAGTATTGCGTTTGTTTTTGACACAAATGGACGTTTACATGGACCGTGTTGAAAATGCGAAGACCCATGAAGAGCGGTTTGCTGCTTCTCATACAATAAAAGGGTCTGCACGAAACATTGGTGCTTGGGATGTTGCAGATGTTGCTGCTCACCTTGAAAGCGCTGCTGAAGACCAAACCGCGTTTGATGTTAAAGCGCTGAAAAGTGCACTTGATGAGGCTTGCGAATTTATCGTTTCGATCCTCGATCAGGATGAAATCTAG
- a CDS encoding ABC-type transport auxiliary lipoprotein family protein, with protein MRNKASIRKSLACGLALGVSLLAGCAVLVPSAPPSVYDLALSSGVTATSGSTRSQILITEPKVLTSLDNDRIVIKPSTAQIAFFGDVRWSDRLPRLVQLYLSRAFSETNGARAVGLPGDGLIIDHQLLFDLRAFQIEPSGNGFNANVEIAVRILNDKNGRVIASKTFTATQSSADDAVKAVAALNGALDDVAAELIAWVYGKI; from the coding sequence TTGAGAAATAAAGCATCTATCAGGAAGAGCCTTGCATGCGGGTTAGCGCTCGGTGTGAGTTTGCTTGCCGGTTGTGCCGTTCTTGTACCATCAGCGCCGCCGTCTGTTTATGACCTTGCTCTCAGCAGCGGTGTTACCGCGACGTCTGGTTCGACACGTAGCCAGATTTTGATCACGGAGCCGAAGGTTTTAACCTCGCTCGATAATGATCGCATTGTCATTAAACCGAGCACAGCTCAAATTGCCTTTTTTGGTGATGTGCGCTGGAGCGATCGGTTGCCGCGTCTTGTTCAACTTTATCTAAGCCGTGCGTTTTCTGAAACAAATGGCGCGCGTGCTGTTGGCTTGCCGGGCGATGGTTTGATTATTGATCATCAATTGCTGTTTGACTTGCGTGCGTTCCAAATCGAACCGTCAGGCAATGGCTTTAACGCGAATGTTGAAATTGCTGTCCGTATCTTGAATGACAAAAATGGCCGTGTGATTGCCAGCAAAACATTTACAGCCACTCAATCGTCTGCTGACGACGCTGTAAAAGCGGTTGCTGCTTTGAACGGCGCTTTGGATGATGTAGCAGCTGAATTGATCGCGTGGGTTTACGGTAAAATTTAA
- a CDS encoding DUF922 domain-containing protein, which translates to MFVKKIAIAVISAGLVSSLAITSLGASQAEAATQGVKFKQSFKYFKVRGKTSLEIFRDFQKRSPIKGVGNHQATLGVASIKLSPNVKFEEKNGRCRVQKSKVTVDVVIHLPRWANYRRANKFAKLSWDTLFADIKKHELTHAEIAKDYGTRIQKKIVNYGSRSSCSSLQAAISRSSNRLLKKHDRAQRKFDRVEQKKMIRARRKARL; encoded by the coding sequence ATGTTTGTAAAGAAAATAGCGATTGCTGTAATTTCAGCCGGCTTAGTGAGTAGTCTCGCAATTACTAGTCTGGGCGCTTCTCAAGCAGAAGCGGCGACGCAGGGCGTTAAATTCAAGCAAAGCTTCAAATATTTTAAAGTGCGCGGAAAGACTTCTTTGGAAATCTTCCGAGACTTTCAAAAGAGATCACCGATCAAAGGGGTTGGCAATCATCAGGCAACATTGGGTGTCGCCAGCATTAAATTGTCGCCTAATGTTAAATTCGAAGAGAAAAATGGGCGTTGCAGGGTACAAAAATCAAAAGTAACCGTAGACGTCGTCATTCACCTACCCCGTTGGGCAAATTATCGTCGTGCCAACAAATTTGCAAAACTGAGCTGGGACACTCTTTTCGCTGATATTAAAAAGCATGAATTGACACATGCAGAAATCGCGAAAGACTATGGCACTCGCATTCAAAAGAAGATTGTGAACTACGGATCACGTTCTAGCTGTTCCAGCCTTCAAGCGGCAATATCGCGCAGTTCTAATCGGCTTTTGAAAAAACACGATCGCGCTCAACGCAAATTTGATCGGGTGGAACAGAAAAAGATGATCCGCGCGCGCCGTAAAGCTCGGCTTTAA